In Candidatus Aegiribacteria sp., a single window of DNA contains:
- a CDS encoding diadenylate cyclase, with amino-acid sequence MIQPLGHAIISGFWLAQLANIIVIALAVRMLLKYLWHTPAMPVILMFMILILFANILGGLGFFTFSYLLQNLTPLLFIAIVVIFHEEIKDVLGTMGRNLRKFYGHADILEQSTVEALVESCALLRKHRLGGLFVIEREESLEKVYGDPVLLDKLKIDPPIIAAMMQPPGVLHDGAIIINNGAIVGARAILPLSRKTFFGRSKSNRPRPALGTRHRAAIGITEVSDAIAVVVSEETGNFSIAHGGILEEAFTQDEFNKRLIELTSAREDI; translated from the coding sequence ATGATACAACCGCTTGGTCATGCAATTATAAGTGGATTCTGGCTTGCCCAGCTAGCGAATATCATCGTAATAGCTTTAGCTGTTAGAATGTTGTTGAAATACCTCTGGCATACACCGGCAATGCCGGTCATTCTAATGTTCATGATTCTGATCCTGTTTGCTAATATTCTTGGCGGACTTGGATTCTTCACATTCAGTTATCTCCTGCAGAACCTGACTCCACTTCTCTTTATTGCGATAGTTGTGATATTCCATGAGGAAATCAAGGACGTGCTGGGAACAATGGGGCGAAACCTCAGAAAATTTTATGGTCATGCGGATATACTGGAGCAGAGTACCGTTGAAGCGCTTGTGGAATCCTGCGCTCTTCTGAGGAAGCACCGGCTCGGAGGACTGTTTGTTATTGAAAGGGAGGAATCCCTCGAAAAAGTATATGGTGATCCAGTTCTGCTGGACAAGCTCAAGATTGATCCTCCTATTATAGCTGCAATGATGCAACCTCCTGGAGTACTGCATGATGGGGCAATTATTATTAATAATGGTGCTATTGTCGGAGCAAGAGCAATTCTTCCTCTCTCAAGGAAAACGTTTTTCGGCAGATCAAAATCCAACAGACCGCGACCTGCTCTCGGTACACGTCACAGGGCAGCTATAGGAATTACTGAAGTATCAGATGCAATTGCAGTTGTTGTCAGTGAGGAAACGGGTAATTTCAGTATCGCACACGGAGGAATACTCGAGGAAGCTTTCACTCAGGATGAATTCAACAAGAGATTGATTGAACTGACTTCTGCAAGAGAAGATATATAA